The region tTTAATTTCCTATTACAATAAGAAATTCTGAtctatttcattaattttctcACTGATatctttgaaattaatataaaattatttttgaagcctggtttaattatttaaatttgagttGAAATAGTTCAATATCAAAGTTTTGATGATTATGTTgtcatgaatttgaattttgccatctaattctctttatttaaaatattcttatgcttttacttaataatttaaacttttgaatttgaataaattttttatttgatattagtTTCTTCTAATCAAATGAATTACAAATAGCGGCAAATTAATTTCCCAATTGCAGTTTGAGGGTCGGTCTATTTTTCTccccttttttttgttggtagTCTCGTAAGACATCAATTCATAAGTAGTTTAAAATCCCAATTGATTTCCAGCCAGGATTTTGAAAAACACTTCTGAATCACACATAAGAGCACACATTAATTTCACACAGCAGTACCCTGAaacctaataataatattgttgtgtttttaaaaaattaaaaaaatatatcatattaatgttttttatatatgttttctgattattttaatatgatatgtcaaaaataaaaataaattttcttcataCCAAACACACATTACACACACTGAGAACACACCATTTAGTAGAGTACCCTGCACAAATACCatgataaactaaaataaatttttcgtTGGAGAACAAGTTGTTCCCATCAAATTACAGAAGTTTTTCGCTTTTAATCccctaaattatattataaaaaaaatatcttgaatttgaatgaaactgaatttaattgtttatttgagtattttaaattattccttatgaaaaatataatattttctttaattttgatgagaaataataatttaaaaacacaatgtAAGTTGTGGAAATacataatatgaaaaaaaaaattaacgcaGGGAAAAAACCTGAACAAAtagacttattttttttgtccaaaaaatAGTTCACggaacttaaataaaataaaataaatcagaattaagttcaattggacccaaaatTTAGccttaattattattcatagtaattttaattttaattttaatttaatatagcAGCGACATGCACGCATATGATCTATCTGATCATGCCTGAGGAGCTATTGGTAATTGGGTAAGGTGATGGTCTTCAATGTCTTTGCTGCAATGGATGCAAGACTCGATCAAGCAACGTATGGGGATCTGGAATATTATCGTTTAGCTTCTCATACTCAAAAGTCCAGTGAACCAAGCAGCTGCCCTCTCCCCTGGGAGTAGCTTGAACGATTATTATGGAGTTCTTGTACTCCGTCGTGATGACTCCTTCAATCGCTCTGAAGTTGGCTGACAGGTTCACATCGTCTAAAGCTTCAATGACCTCCTTGGCAATCTTCTCAGCCCCATctgtcaatttgttttttgttttttcaaataaaacgtCAGTAATTGTTAATACTGTCTCTGAGTAAGGTTAAGCCATTACGTGGTTCAATAGAAAGTTACTTTTTAATAGAAAGTGACTTTTTTCAATAAAActtcagtaattttttttattttttaaattaaatgattagtAGTAAAAGCTTAAAATCAAAGCTTATATAgctactaattttaaaatttatgaaattagttaaaatatgcAAAGATAATTCAaacacccatgttaataaaaaaaccaattcttTTAGGaacaaaatttttgttttttatgtgttaatatcctctcgacatcgcggcggccctcaaataattctcttgaattgtggaaaaagaacagatatctggcatctggttcttttaggggaaaaagtcttgtttaaggagtcgtcacctagtattatggtcactaggaaccctaactggtcaacagagattctatggttcgggactggttacgtaaaagggaagatattagcaccccttaaacgttctgcctaaggcaaactgcattgctgttttgtcttaaattgctaaatgtttattagtttatgctttgataatttgtttataatattcctgactctggcgtcagtgaatattcgagctcgaataattccaactctggcgttggtaaaaattcgtagctacgaaaaattagatcaatattttttattccctactctagcgccagtgaataaataaataaaaataaattgatttttacacatgcacatattttttatttttctagctaaataaaataagatacaccgaataaaaataatataaatttaaaccggtatttttattcctgactctggcatcagttaataaaccaataaatttacattatttttattcatgcatacacattttttattttttattttttttatttttcctacttttctattttctattttttatttttctattattttttatttttttattttttttgggctgggctggacccagccagcccggcctggtcactggcccaagccagcgACCAGGCTGGGTTGAGCAACACGCGTGCGCTAACGCACGCGTGTTGCTTCACCgtgcaagtgaattaaaattcacttgcacagAGCCAATGCTAATTAAATTTACAAATGGCAAGAAGCAAAGGTTTGCTTACCTGGTGGTGCTGGAGACCGAAGACGCTTGCAGTGCTGATGGATCCTCGCCTATGGTTTCCCTTTATCTTCCTTCTGTGCTCACTTTGTCCGCGTTTCCTCTTCGTTTTTCTTAGCGACTTTTGAAACCAAGAAGATGATGGAGAGGCCGGCCTGCTGTGAATTGGTTGTTGATTCTGGGTTTTCTGCAGGGACAAAAACAATGGCGAAAACCAATACCCCTCGCTGTGTTTCTCcttgatttttctcttctttcggtgttttttctttgctttgtttTGTGCTCTGTTTGGTTTCCCTCTGTCCCCTGGATTTCGACCTCTGCCGttccaccccccccccccttcgcGAGGTTGCATTTACCCGGGTTTTTATAGGGCTGGGAGATCGATCGGCGCTGTAACAGCCGGCAGTAATGGCGTGGGGCGTTCCATTCAATGGAGAAACGTCCCTGCGTTTAATGGCGGAGCCGCTACAGGGGAAGAAGACGAGCGAACAGTCGCCTCCCAAAACGATTCCGTTTTTACAATTCCAAAGGctgctttcaatttggtcctcggaattttgtaattttgcaatcaagcttctggttaaaatgtaattggATCCTTGCATTTGCGCGACATTTTCAATGTAATCCTTGGATTCTAATTTTCCAATTTTGaccccaaactttaatatttcttcaattaaatccctggataagttaattccaagctcaattaagtctaaaacttgtcaattctctaattaaacccttgattggattaattaaattaatttcaagcttaattaagtctcaaaacttttcaattctccaattaaacctttgattggattaattaaattaattccaagcttaattagattaattttaaagtttaattaaaccccaaaacttctaattatgttgcccttaacccaaattttaattcattcttcatttatctcatgttactagttttttttatcattattatttttttatcatcatcatcatttttttatccttttcagtaaataaaataataataataattaaaataaaatggtaaaaaattgggttatgacaaaaacgtcagtaattttttttattttttaaattagatggTTAGTAGTAAGTGCTTGAAATCAAagcttatataattgttaattttaaaatttataagattagttGAAGTATGCATAAACTAATCCAaatattcatgttaataaaaaaaacaattcctttTAGGaacaaaatttttgttttttatgtgttaatatcCTCTCATTAAAATGCTCCTTGTTTTGCCACTAATGTTTGCGtaactgttatttttttgttttttttatttctttattttgaatCTTGTCCACATGGTAAAGTGGAGATATACCATTAATAGAACTAAAAAGTGCGATGATTGCACTTGAGAGCCTAGCTattgtggtcaatcgtgtgacttgtttcgcccccgtcccgggttcgaccttctatgtgcacgtctgtcacccccgcggtgcctaacctgcccctgggcttgcaggatgtccagtgggccgtagggaatagtcgtggtgcgcgcaagctagcccgaacaccccacgtaaatcaaaaaaaaaaaaagtgcgaTCATTTCAGGaatgttttttattggaatgttcttttttttttttagagaaggaACAAATCAAATGGAAGGCAAAGCTGATTTTTACAAATCTGATCGTGAACCCATAGATATATATAACTCACgaattttacaaaatttgacTCTCCAATttgatcataatttcttttttctgataTACTTTTTTAAGTAGATTTATTCTTAGTTGATGTGTAAATTAATCTGAAgataccttttattttggaataaaaaaatgattagagttttttggtttactttttttttcttacatgaaAACTAGATTTTTCTTAATCATTTCTTAAACATACCAGCAAAATAAGAAATGCTAAAAGttcaaaaagataataatattaaattaggtCGTGGTTATAAGATTAAATCTTGACAAGATTGAACAAAAGATGAATAGTTATAACTATTAAttgtaaatattaattataaatattactgtcatatcaatttaaaaatttaagttgaaatgtgaaattataaaaataattttatataattttttaatataataataagatttgaatttatgattgtttagttaataaaattctaatattataaaaaaatctcatttaaaaatttaaattattaaatatttttttaaaaaaataatttgtattattcTTTACTAAATACGAATGCAGAGAAATCTCACTACAATTGATGCAATCTAAGAGGTTGCCTAACCAGATGTATATAATTCCCGTGCCTTTCTTTCATAGTTTTATTTCGTGTTCGCTAAAATTTCTGACAACTTCCGCTGCACAACATAAACCTGAATTCTCTTCCACGCTTCCAAATAGAAGTTCTAGTTTCAAACACCATATTCCAAAAGCCTGTTATTATCTTTTCCCAGAATATTTTATAActgaaaatatctaaaattcgAATTCTATTTTTCCCGTTGCTACAACGACCAGAACAAAATTCTGACCCATGATCTAAGGTTTGTCAGATCTATGGATTTATCATGAATCATCGTGGATTATTGGCCCAAATTAACAGATCTCTCTGTAGATGGAAGACGGAGATCGGTTCTCTTCTATGCATCAGCAATTTCAGATAAATGGTCTAGAATGACTAGATTGAACTCAAATACAGAGCACCAATCGTATAAGATGTTACAAGCATATTATATCCCAGAATGGTTAAATCGCTTCACCAAATGCACAACAATGTGGAAAGAAGAAATGGTCAAAAAAATGTGAGCAGTGcaatattattatacataaagcTAAACCTGCTTAGAGTTTATAGTGTTTTATAAACACAGTCcaatccataataaaatattaattttacttttaaaaacaaaaatataaaaaccacaCCCTTTAATAGAAGCGTGCGGTGTCTCTCGGTGATCATTGATGATCTTTCGAGACGGCTTTTAAAGCATCATTCCATCCTCTACATAGTGAGCCGGCACTTGCCGGCCTCCATGGCACGAAGAAGCTCAAGAGATAATTTTTctcctctccctcttttctctcttctccaccTCAAAAGGTGTGTTaatcttataaaattataaagtagtCCTCAATCTCttaattatattgaatttgatttatttatttttaaattttatcccttgacagttgattttttatgttttttttatcaaatttgatcattatttttttaatttttatttattttattttaataattttttattagattttatttcttgatttcatccctacccatttgattttaatttctattttttattgaatttgatctttatttttatgattgtaattctttttattttgagttctcttattgattactttttttttttgacaattccatccctcattgttttatttcattgaattttcatattatattttatgtttgtaattttatcatgcTTTTAAAAACCTCATATGAGAGTCGACCTCTATTATATctcaagttcaattaaattttttatttcacaaaaagttaaaataatattattttaataaaaaaaataatagagaaaaaaattcaacggCTTCGATTTGATATTCTTATTGttctcaaaagaaaagaacaaaaggaaAGTTGTACGTACACGCACATAGCCGCACACCCACAAATAAAATACGGTCCTTCAAAAATCTTGCCATATCTTATCATGGCTTCctataaacatatttttgaagGACCGTATTAAAATCTTGTCATAAGTTGACCTATAAATTAAATACACACATAAATTAAATACacttgtaataaaaaatcttacaatatcTAATCAAAACCTCCTTATGTGTGTATTTAATTTATAGGTCAACTTATGACGTGCTTGCGTCACTTAATTAAATACAACGAGGCTGGGCACCATTTCTTTTCGTAAGTGGATGGAAAATCCTGGCATATCTGATTGtatctttaaaaaagaaatccaacGGTCAACATTGTATTAGTTAGAGACCATCATCATCCTTCATGgtatccttttctctctctttcgtcctttccttcttaattttatcttctCTGGCACTTTGAAAAGCTACTGTAAATCTAAGGTTTCAAAACATGGTATCCAGGATtgtaataaaccaaaaaaaacaaacacaaaattaggagttattttaaaaaataatataaaatagtttataagattgcatttaataatttagattttttagttgaaatgagtttttaatATCACATCAAATTTTAATGGCTAAATAATTACAAAGTTTTAAttgctaattaaaattaaatcattacaGACTAACTTAATTTTACTATCTGAACTTTTAGATTTTATTGATTCATTGAAAATCCATGCATTATGCTATGCGCAAGAAATAACCATATCATTAAGATTCCAAACTTCACAGTACTGCAATGGCTTAATTTACACCAAGTCATgaacgaaaaagaaaaacacaagaaagctCCATCAAGCCCTCaggaaatttaaattattacaaCCACAAACAAACAACAGTAGAAAATCCACACTTCcacttcttcttatttttcacGAATTCCCCTGCACAACACGAAATTATAACCAGGATTGAATTAGGAGACCTCACATGTAGGAACCACAATTCATGGAGACTTCGTTTGACATAGAAGCCGTCGTGCATACAAATCTTTCATAAGGTATATACAGTATATATACAAGGATAGAACCATGCATGGTGCTATGCCTCGACAAGATGATCATCAATATCTTTGGTCATCTTCTGCGCAAGTTCCAGGTAAGCATCTGGAGATGGAATGTCCCCGTTTACCTTCTCAAATTCTATGGTCCATTTCACTAGGCTACCCTCGCCGGCCTTGGGAGTTACTTGAACAATGGCCTTGAAGCTCTTGAATTCCTTGAGAACTTCTCCTTCCAAGCAATTGAATTTGATCGTTTTGTTTTGATCATCTACCTCTTCAACGGTTTCCTTGACGCACAGGGGTGCGTTTCCATCTAGAATTTTGCTTGAAAACCGTGGTGttagattttttgaaaatgactAATTTCTTGTGAAGAACACGAAAAAAgtaaatgtttttgaactaaGAGTATATGGTCACATATTTATATTGCTTttgcaagtaaaataaaaaaaaacactcttgtAAAAGCAATTCAACTTCATTGCCAAACATTGACAACCCTTACTCTAGCATATCCATTTGCGAACTAAGTGATTAACATTCCTCAGTATtggtatatatataatgatatcttaagaaataaagaataataattcaATGGCCCCGACTTACCTAAGGTATAAGTCCATTGTTTAACAGAGCCTGGAGTTTCCCAATCACCTTCATGTAGATCAATGGCATGTATGCTATCTGAGATATTGGGAATATGGTGATTTTGTTTCCTGAGAATGTTATAGAACTTAGCAGCAGGTGCCTTGATTTCTATTTCCATCTCAAGTTTCCCTTGCAGAGCCATCTCCTTTGAAAATCGATAACCGATTagcaatgaaataaaataaagaagctTGTTGAGACAAAATATGTGGGAAATGTTTTGTTCAATATCCTTATATACAAAAGTACATGCTGCAGGAGGATCTGAATAGTAATGAACAGATTAACACTATCTAATCAGGTCAAATGATATGCCGtataatttttaactttgaCTATTGAATtagattcaatttgttttttttatagattttacaaactcaattctatatatatatatatatatatatatatatatatatatatatatatatatatatatatatatatataaaagatcaaCTTGTTATTATCAATCAGATCAAGAGAGCTTTTAAATTAGGCTcgttagatattatttttttgttaattttatgtttagttacaaaattcagtttttaattttttctatatgtCTAGGATTCCTTTTCGTTTCTAGTTTGGTCTGTTACAAACCTATTTAAACTattctaatctttttttcttaattcatatATTGGCAGAATAATATTTCATGAAATACAGTGCGGCCAGGGttcttgttttttactttttcgtGAATTCCGTCTTCATGAAATAAAGTCTAGATCATTTAAGCTGCgttaataaattagttaaaaaaaaaaaagggctcgTTAACAACTGAGCTTTTTGATTAAGTAGCAGTGGTCAACTCTAAGATGTATTGTTCGATcatgttttagatttattttttatagattatcAGTTTGAATATCACAAATTTTAGTGTCATTGAAAgcttacatgattattaatttcaggacctataaaattaattaaggtatGCACAACctaattcaaaaattcatattaatctaaaaaaaatagcagtagTCTCTTGGTATATATTAaatgatcatgtttttttaacaaaattaaatggtGCAGGAAAATTATTGTAGATCAAGAAACATTTCATtgtgaattttaataataatttttatttttattttttattttttcatgaaacatttcttttgcttttcttttctattccaatAAGTGAGTGATAGTCGTGCCATTAAAAAGGCTCGTGTCATGCATCCCggccaaaaatattaaatgcgTTACACACGTGTATGATGAcactttcttttattataaatatatatattaagcttGACTTTCTCTCCCTCCTGACACTAACAACTAATCAACTAtccactaatatatatattgatctaaaaaaaagtGTCATCATACACGCGTGTaacttatttaatattttttattcaactcatttaattgcattttaaaaaaaaagtaccatCAATTATAGTTTACTCTAAAGATAATTATTTCAGATTATATTAATGGGATGAagctcaaaaatatattttttaattatttctttcaagTCAAGAATACTAATATACACTTCAagtttgttttattgattttcccccaaattgtggtttttttttttacggttgATTTTTCCAAGACATTTGTTCACATATCTAAGAATATGttttaaacaataaatgaaaaaaacatgaatttgcCATGcaggttataatttaaaaaaaaaaacatatcaggtAGGTCATATCAGATCCACGTGACTTGAATCTGAgcaaatgataattaaaatactaaaatttatattttatataaaaaaatatttaaactatcctcaaagtatcataaacaaaaatttaaattcataaattatttataaacaacaaatcatcTCTAATTTAATGTTAtagatctaaaaattcaaattatatcttCTTAGtgaaataagttattttttatgtttatgaatttgttattcattcaataaaaattctatcctctcttttttttttaactatattttttaaacttaatatcTGCATCTAAAATGACCCAAACGTATAGGTCTGACATTGCTACCAGATTTAATTCGCTTGGATCTAGCATGATTAAATGATTCAAGacgtttaaaatattttctatacacttaatattttttatattttataaaaaatttaatattaactagCTTTGGAGGACGAGCAATATACTagtatttgtttaaaattgaatttgctTACATCTTAACTATGTGAGAGATGGTTAggttagttttcaatttttttttattataatgattaaattaattcccTACCATGATGGATATATATAGAGACTTTCTCTCCCTCATAACACTAACAGCTATCCAGTGATATATATTGATCTAAACAAAAAAGTGTCATCGTACACGCGTGTaacttgtttaatattttttatccaactcATTTAATTGCATTTCTAAAAAAGTGCCATATCTCACACCCGGATATggtgaatattaattaaaaaaaattatagaaaaaaatatttttgacatcttATTCTTTAGAGAGAAAATAACTTGTTTAAAGAGTcatcacctaatattatggtcactagaaatcCTAACTTATCAACTGAGATTCTATAATACAAAACTAGTTACgcgaaaaaaaagatattatcacctttTAAGCATCTGACATGAAACAAGCTGCATTGCTAGTTTTGTCCAAATATTGTTAAGAGTTTGtccttctcccttttttttatcatgtccGTGACTCTGGCGTCAACAAACAGTaccaacaaatatttttaactctGACGTTAGTAAATATTACACAAatccataaaattatgatattcttGACTCTGACGTTAgtgaat is a window of Populus nigra chromosome 10, ddPopNigr1.1, whole genome shotgun sequence DNA encoding:
- the LOC133706055 gene encoding MLP-like protein 34, giving the protein MALQGKLEMEIEIKAPAAKFYNILRKQNHHIPNISDSIHAIDLHEGDWETPGSVKQWTYTLDGNAPLCVKETVEEVDDQNKTIKFNCLEGEVLKEFKSFKAIVQVTPKAGEGSLVKWTIEFEKVNGDIPSPDAYLELAQKMTKDIDDHLVEA